One Methanoculleus sp. 7T genomic window carries:
- the gatA gene encoding Asp-tRNA(Asn)/Glu-tRNA(Gln) amidotransferase subunit GatA — MAGTLSFSTDDRCNAFITTCPEASFGDGPLAGVAVAVKDNISTAGIRTTCGSRILEGYVPPYDAHAVELLQQAGAAIVGKTNMDEFGMGSTTETSAFGPTRNPVDPSRVPGGSSGGSAAAVAAGLVPMALGTDTGGSIRCPAAFCGIVGLKPTYGRVSRYGLIAYANSLEQIGPMARTVTDVSRLMAAIAHYDPRDSTMLDRPYNHRPSADIKGLRVGIPEEYFGEGVDPRVTETVRDAIGVLEGLGAETVPVSIPGMRHALAAYYVICTSEASSNLARFDGVRYGPAVDTHKTWHEAYQELRQANFGAEVRRRIMLGTFALSAGYAGRYYAKAQFARRNIKEDFERAFRDADIIAGPTMPTVAFRLGEKTDPLSMYLSDILTVPANLAGIPAISVPCGRVDGLPVGLQLMGRQFEDERVIDAAFAYEQEVRA, encoded by the coding sequence GTGGCGGGAACCCTGAGTTTCTCAACCGACGACCGCTGCAACGCCTTCATCACCACCTGCCCCGAAGCGTCGTTCGGCGACGGCCCGCTCGCCGGCGTCGCCGTAGCGGTCAAGGACAACATCTCCACGGCAGGCATCCGGACCACCTGCGGATCCCGGATCCTCGAGGGCTACGTACCGCCGTACGATGCCCACGCCGTGGAACTCCTCCAGCAAGCGGGGGCTGCAATCGTCGGCAAGACTAACATGGACGAGTTCGGGATGGGCTCCACCACCGAGACGAGCGCGTTCGGCCCCACCAGAAACCCAGTGGACCCGTCAAGGGTGCCCGGCGGGTCGTCCGGCGGGAGCGCCGCCGCGGTTGCCGCCGGCCTCGTCCCGATGGCCCTCGGCACCGATACCGGCGGCTCGATCCGCTGTCCCGCGGCGTTCTGCGGGATCGTGGGGCTCAAACCCACCTACGGCCGGGTCTCCCGCTACGGCCTCATCGCTTACGCAAACTCCCTTGAGCAGATCGGGCCGATGGCACGGACCGTGACGGATGTATCGAGGCTGATGGCGGCGATCGCGCACTACGACCCCCGCGACTCGACGATGCTTGACCGGCCGTATAACCACCGGCCTTCGGCCGATATCAAGGGCCTCCGGGTCGGGATACCCGAAGAGTACTTCGGCGAAGGCGTGGACCCCCGCGTCACAGAGACGGTCAGGGATGCAATCGGCGTCCTCGAGGGGCTCGGAGCCGAGACGGTGCCGGTGAGCATTCCCGGCATGCGGCACGCTCTTGCGGCCTACTATGTCATCTGCACGAGCGAAGCCTCCTCGAACCTCGCACGGTTCGACGGCGTCCGTTACGGCCCCGCGGTCGATACCCACAAGACCTGGCACGAGGCCTACCAAGAACTGCGGCAGGCAAACTTCGGTGCCGAGGTCAGGCGCCGGATCATGCTCGGCACCTTCGCGCTCTCGGCAGGATACGCCGGCAGGTACTACGCAAAAGCCCAGTTTGCGCGGAGGAACATCAAGGAGGACTTCGAACGGGCGTTCCGCGACGCAGACATCATCGCCGGGCCGACGATGCCGACCGTGGCCTTCCGACTCGGCGAGAAGACCGACCCGCTCTCGATGTACCTCTCCGATATCCTCACGGTTCCGGCGAACCTCGCCGGGATCCCGGCGATATCGGTCCCGTGCGGCAGGGTGGACGGCCTCCCCGTGGGCCTCCAGTTGATGGGCAGGCAGTTTGAGGACGAACGCGTCATCGACGCCGCCTTCGCCTACGAGCAGGAGGTGCGGGCATGA
- a CDS encoding DNA topoisomerase I: MHLIIAEKNISANRIAQILAGNEKVRAVKEGSVSTYSFSNKTVVGLKGHVVEVDFEPGYTNWRSEVHTPRSLIDAGTVKKPTEKKIVNLIQKLAKKADLVTIATDYDTEGELIGKEAYELVRAVNPTVKINRARFSAITPAEIRSAFENLTDLDFALAAAGEARQTVDLMWGASLTRFISLAARRGGKNILSVGRVQSPTLAMIVNREREIESFVPQTYWMLSLLTEKDGVQVEARHTAGRFTDHDAALAAEAGTKEPLVVTDVKEGQKNDRAPTPFDTTTYIVAASRLGLSAANAMRIAEDLYMNGYISYPRTDNTVYPKSLNLNGILETLRGGVFDADVAWVQQHRRPVPTRGKKESTDHPPIHPTGAATREALGQDRWKVYELIVRRFLATLSPDATWATTKCTFDASGEPYTATGGRLLSAGWRRVYPYSEAKENILPVFSPSERLPIKRVNLEEKQTQPPARYSQSRLIQVMEELGLGTKSTRHEVIGKLISRRYVEGNPLRPTLVGRAVTDALDNHAETITEPEMTRTLEEHMQLIKQRERTRDDVVTESREMLHRVFDKLEAHEEEIGSEIMDQTAEEHTVGPCPVCGHDLRIRHLGVSQFIGCTSYPECRFNISLPGSTWGRAIRIEETCPEHGLSHVRLIRKGSPPWTIGCPLCSHIQSNVEALRMMPSMTDDLLQRLHARHIYTVSEISGMQPGELAETIGVGGEEAVQLVSEAEDALDILRRRSELRKFVRKIVPPRKGRSHAKITRSLIEQGIGDIRALSRADPAALKKAGIGDAGATELLAAARELCNERVLREAGVPAVSLKKYQAGGVASPDDLCYLPIPYLSSKTGINPETVHKHVDMVCRHLGRPTPEKISKTMFERGRKELLSVPGIGEATVDKLYLAGIYDAATLARADLKEVSSITGIPKARLHDYISHLK; encoded by the coding sequence GTGCACCTGATCATCGCAGAAAAGAATATCTCGGCAAACCGAATCGCGCAGATCCTCGCCGGCAACGAGAAGGTGAGGGCGGTAAAAGAGGGGAGCGTATCCACCTACTCCTTCTCGAACAAGACCGTGGTGGGCCTCAAAGGGCATGTGGTGGAGGTGGACTTCGAACCCGGCTACACGAACTGGAGAAGCGAGGTCCACACCCCGCGAAGCCTCATCGATGCCGGCACGGTCAAGAAACCGACCGAGAAGAAGATCGTCAACCTCATCCAGAAGTTGGCGAAGAAGGCTGACCTCGTCACCATCGCCACCGACTACGATACCGAGGGAGAACTGATAGGAAAAGAGGCCTATGAACTCGTCCGCGCGGTGAACCCCACGGTCAAGATCAACCGGGCCAGGTTCTCCGCGATAACCCCGGCCGAGATACGGTCCGCCTTTGAGAACCTGACCGACCTCGACTTCGCGCTCGCGGCCGCCGGCGAGGCCCGCCAGACGGTCGATCTGATGTGGGGAGCGTCGCTGACCCGGTTCATCAGCCTCGCGGCCAGGCGGGGCGGCAAGAACATCCTCTCCGTCGGCAGGGTCCAGAGCCCGACGCTTGCCATGATCGTGAACCGCGAGCGCGAGATCGAGAGCTTCGTCCCCCAGACCTACTGGATGCTCTCGCTTCTGACCGAGAAGGACGGCGTGCAGGTTGAGGCGCGGCATACCGCCGGGCGGTTCACCGACCACGACGCGGCCCTCGCCGCCGAGGCGGGGACAAAGGAGCCGCTCGTGGTCACGGACGTAAAAGAGGGGCAGAAGAACGACCGGGCGCCGACCCCGTTCGATACCACGACCTACATCGTCGCGGCGAGCCGTCTTGGCCTCTCGGCGGCGAACGCAATGCGGATCGCCGAAGACCTCTACATGAACGGGTACATCTCCTACCCGAGGACCGACAACACGGTCTACCCGAAGTCCCTGAACCTGAACGGCATCCTCGAGACGCTCCGGGGCGGGGTCTTCGATGCCGACGTCGCCTGGGTGCAGCAGCACCGGCGTCCGGTCCCGACCCGGGGCAAGAAGGAGAGCACCGACCACCCGCCGATCCATCCGACAGGGGCGGCGACCCGCGAGGCCCTCGGCCAGGACCGGTGGAAAGTCTACGAACTCATTGTCCGGCGTTTCCTTGCGACCCTCTCCCCCGACGCGACGTGGGCGACCACCAAATGCACCTTTGACGCCTCCGGCGAGCCCTACACAGCCACCGGCGGCCGGCTCCTCTCCGCAGGATGGCGCCGGGTCTACCCCTACTCGGAGGCAAAGGAGAACATCCTCCCAGTCTTCTCCCCAAGCGAACGCCTGCCGATCAAGAGAGTGAACCTCGAAGAGAAGCAGACGCAGCCGCCGGCGCGCTACTCGCAGAGCCGGCTCATCCAGGTGATGGAGGAACTCGGCCTCGGCACAAAGAGCACCCGGCACGAGGTGATCGGCAAACTCATCTCCCGCCGCTACGTGGAGGGGAACCCGCTCCGCCCGACGCTCGTCGGAAGAGCAGTCACAGATGCGCTCGACAACCACGCAGAGACGATCACCGAGCCCGAGATGACCCGGACGCTTGAGGAGCATATGCAACTCATCAAGCAGCGCGAGCGCACCCGAGACGACGTCGTCACCGAGTCCCGGGAGATGCTTCATAGGGTCTTTGACAAACTCGAAGCGCACGAGGAGGAGATCGGCAGCGAGATCATGGACCAGACCGCAGAGGAGCACACCGTCGGCCCCTGCCCCGTCTGCGGCCACGACCTCCGGATCCGGCACCTCGGCGTCTCCCAGTTCATCGGGTGTACCAGTTACCCCGAGTGCCGGTTCAACATCAGCCTGCCCGGCAGCACTTGGGGGCGAGCGATCCGGATCGAGGAGACCTGCCCCGAGCACGGGCTCTCCCATGTCCGCCTGATCCGAAAAGGCTCCCCTCCATGGACGATAGGTTGCCCGCTCTGCAGCCATATTCAGTCAAATGTCGAGGCGCTCAGGATGATGCCCTCGATGACCGACGACCTCCTGCAACGCCTGCATGCGCGCCATATCTACACAGTCTCCGAGATCTCGGGCATGCAGCCTGGGGAGCTCGCGGAGACCATCGGCGTCGGCGGGGAAGAGGCCGTGCAACTTGTTTCAGAGGCAGAAGACGCGCTCGATATCCTCCGGCGCCGCTCGGAACTCAGAAAGTTTGTCAGGAAGATCGTCCCGCCCCGCAAAGGACGGAGCCACGCGAAGATCACGAGGAGTCTTATCGAGCAGGGGATCGGGGATATCCGCGCGCTCTCCCGGGCAGACCCTGCAGCCCTGAAGAAGGCGGGCATCGGAGATGCCGGGGCAACGGAACTCCTCGCAGCAGCCCGCGAACTCTGCAACGAGCGCGTCCTCAGGGAAGCCGGGGTTCCCGCAGTCAGCCTGAAGAAGTACCAGGCCGGAGGCGTCGCAAGCCCCGACGATCTCTGCTACCTCCCCATACCTTACCTCTCAAGCAAAACCGGCATTAATCCGGAAACCGTACATAAGCATGTGGACATGGTCTGCAGGCACCTCGGCCGCCCCACACCGGAAAAAATCTCAAAGACAATGTTCGAACGTGGGCGAAAGGAACTCCTGAGCGTCCCCGGCATCGGGGAGGCGACCGTGGATAAACTCTACCTTGCAGGCATCTATGACGCCGCGACGCTTGCGCGGGCCGATCTAAAGGAGGTCTCCTCCATCACCGGCATTCCGAAGGCCAGACTCCACGACTACATCAGCCATCTGAAGTGA
- a CDS encoding type II secretion system F family protein, with protein MATWTDSLLPKSGPLRTALRMAHIPTPYSAYMRQITLATAVAAAAYLVGIAYLTHAGYRILLFSVVPDAITKVLLFLVLIAGVSGTLYSYPFLVAQGRKTKIDLDLPYAITYMQALSTTMTVYEVIRKVYEEMDLFGEVSKEFGMIVRDVELFGEDLHTAMKNLQHITPSPNLADFFNDLALLSDSGGDITAFLAARSGFFREVAEREQEMALQTIEIMAEVYVTAFVAGPIVIMIMILSQNLAGQGDLAAWMPLITLGIPAGALLMIGILHILLPTENLDVSRREDWDRERPDVPQPTGEVDQNLLQTVKRRNRASSMLKVLKQPFRHYISNYDWSLILSMLFGGAATALFMLGRFDEWFPTFTTEVSICIIICVALFPVMIAYEGRRWYVNSVERQMPEFLRELADMKDIGMTLQSAIHRIANTKLGLLSSELQITSEEIRRGVSITNALVRMEERIGLVSVKRAISLVVKASEITDHLRETLMVAISDFEHYLKMKRERFNSAFTYVAVVYLSFGVYLYTALELNTRFISSFTKFDVALDVAGNVTDMFHVAIVLGAFSGIMAGQLSANSIMSGFKHSIVFLIATVVVFVVLIGGAL; from the coding sequence ATGGCGACCTGGACTGACTCCCTCCTCCCGAAGAGCGGCCCGCTCCGGACGGCGCTGCGGATGGCGCATATCCCCACCCCATACAGCGCCTACATGCGGCAGATCACCCTTGCCACCGCAGTTGCGGCGGCCGCGTACCTCGTCGGCATCGCCTACCTCACCCACGCCGGCTACAGGATCCTTCTCTTCTCGGTCGTTCCCGACGCCATCACGAAGGTCCTCCTCTTTCTCGTACTGATAGCCGGGGTTTCAGGCACACTTTACAGCTACCCCTTCCTCGTCGCACAGGGAAGGAAAACGAAGATCGACCTCGACCTCCCCTATGCGATAACCTATATGCAAGCCCTCTCCACCACCATGACCGTCTACGAGGTCATCAGGAAGGTCTATGAGGAGATGGACCTCTTCGGGGAGGTCTCAAAAGAGTTCGGCATGATCGTGCGCGACGTGGAACTCTTCGGGGAAGACCTTCATACGGCGATGAAGAACCTCCAGCACATCACACCCTCGCCGAACCTCGCCGACTTCTTCAACGATCTCGCCCTCCTCTCCGACAGCGGGGGAGACATCACCGCGTTCCTCGCGGCACGCTCGGGGTTCTTCAGGGAGGTTGCAGAGCGTGAACAGGAGATGGCGCTCCAGACCATTGAGATCATGGCCGAGGTCTACGTCACGGCGTTCGTGGCGGGCCCGATCGTCATCATGATCATGATCCTCTCCCAGAACCTTGCCGGACAGGGCGACCTCGCGGCCTGGATGCCGCTGATCACCCTCGGCATCCCTGCCGGGGCGTTGCTGATGATAGGGATCCTGCATATCCTCCTCCCCACGGAAAACCTCGATGTCAGCCGGCGGGAAGACTGGGATCGCGAGCGCCCCGACGTCCCGCAACCCACGGGAGAGGTCGATCAAAACCTGCTCCAGACCGTGAAGCGCCGGAACCGCGCCTCCAGCATGCTAAAAGTGCTGAAACAGCCGTTCCGCCACTACATATCAAACTACGACTGGAGTCTTATTCTCTCGATGCTCTTCGGGGGCGCCGCCACCGCTCTCTTCATGCTCGGTCGCTTCGATGAGTGGTTCCCGACGTTCACCACAGAAGTCAGCATCTGCATCATCATCTGCGTCGCCCTCTTCCCGGTGATGATCGCCTACGAGGGGAGGCGGTGGTACGTCAACAGCGTCGAGCGCCAGATGCCTGAGTTCCTGCGGGAGCTCGCCGACATGAAGGATATCGGCATGACGCTCCAGTCGGCGATACACCGGATCGCGAACACAAAACTCGGTCTTTTGAGCTCGGAACTGCAGATCACCTCAGAAGAGATCCGGCGGGGCGTCAGCATCACCAACGCCCTCGTCCGGATGGAAGAGCGTATCGGGCTTGTCTCGGTGAAACGCGCGATATCGCTCGTGGTGAAGGCGAGCGAGATCACCGATCACCTCAGGGAGACCCTCATGGTCGCCATCAGCGACTTCGAGCACTACCTCAAGATGAAGAGAGAGCGGTTCAACTCTGCCTTCACCTACGTCGCCGTGGTATACCTCTCGTTCGGCGTCTACCTCTACACCGCCCTCGAACTCAACACCAGGTTCATATCGAGTTTCACCAAGTTCGACGTCGCTCTGGACGTCGCCGGGAACGTGACCGATATGTTCCATGTCGCCATCGTCCTCGGGGCGTTCTCGGGGATCATGGCCGGCCAGCTCAGCGCAAACAGCATCATGTCCGGGTTCAAGCACAGCATCGTCTTCCTCATCGCGACGGTCGTGGTCTTTGTCGTGCTTATCGGGGGTGCTCTATGA
- a CDS encoding asparagine synthase C-terminal domain-containing protein, with translation MATNCRIRERLDMNLKGWIERDGVRLSPADLERMLNKEPEAIARCGGEFLLAWDDCTSRDAFGIMPGPVPPGTVCCGGREIARIAPDPPPCTLEEAIVTAVDLRSDEGVVAFSGGVDSALIAGLARLPCIAVGIEGSHDAVWAAKAARLMGLDLKVVTPTEEEVLEALFRVVRVIPDPTNPVEASIATTLFFAAAGARELGHTRILAGQGADELFGGYARYLSSPDLAAELERDLADHERQRTRDQAVAALHGAYFSMPYLDIRVVRAARAIPAEEKVRGGVRKRPLRVVAERRIPVEIARAEKKAMQYGSGIWRTIQRLARTNGYKKSVQGYLTEISRAEHDI, from the coding sequence ATGGCAACCAACTGCCGGATTCGAGAAAGACTGGACATGAACCTCAAGGGCTGGATAGAACGTGACGGAGTGCGGCTCTCCCCCGCAGATCTGGAGCGGATGCTCAACAAGGAACCGGAGGCCATCGCCCGGTGCGGCGGCGAGTTTCTGCTCGCCTGGGACGACTGCACCTCACGCGACGCCTTCGGGATCATGCCCGGCCCGGTCCCCCCCGGGACCGTCTGTTGCGGCGGGCGAGAGATAGCCAGGATAGCCCCCGACCCGCCCCCCTGCACCCTTGAGGAGGCGATCGTCACCGCGGTCGACCTCCGGAGCGACGAAGGGGTGGTAGCGTTCTCCGGAGGGGTGGACTCGGCCCTCATCGCCGGGCTTGCCCGCCTCCCCTGCATAGCGGTGGGAATCGAGGGATCGCACGACGCCGTGTGGGCTGCGAAGGCCGCCCGGCTGATGGGGCTTGACCTAAAGGTCGTCACCCCGACCGAAGAGGAGGTTCTGGAGGCTCTTTTCCGGGTGGTTCGGGTTATCCCCGACCCGACAAACCCGGTCGAGGCCTCGATCGCGACGACCCTCTTCTTCGCCGCCGCCGGGGCCCGCGAACTCGGACATACCCGGATCCTCGCCGGGCAGGGAGCCGACGAACTCTTCGGCGGCTACGCCCGCTACCTCTCCTCGCCGGACCTCGCGGCGGAACTCGAACGGGACCTTGCAGACCACGAGCGCCAGAGGACGCGGGACCAGGCGGTGGCGGCGCTCCACGGGGCATACTTCTCGATGCCCTACCTCGACATCCGCGTAGTCCGCGCCGCAAGGGCGATCCCGGCCGAGGAGAAGGTGCGCGGCGGGGTGAGAAAACGTCCCCTGCGAGTGGTCGCAGAACGCCGCATTCCCGTTGAAATTGCCCGAGCCGAGAAGAAAGCGATGCAATACGGGAGCGGAATCTGGCGGACGATACAACGGCTCGCACGTACAAATGGTTATAAAAAGTCGGTACAAGGGTACTTAACGGAGATCAGTAGGGCGGAACATGATATCTGA
- the gatC gene encoding Asp-tRNA(Asn)/Glu-tRNA(Gln) amidotransferase subunit GatC, whose product MISEHDIEHIAELADIGISKDEVPEFTKQFNAIIEYFEVLDTVQGESAPAVGITNVFREDEPRPSLSQEEALVNAGSTEDGFIKAPRVM is encoded by the coding sequence ATGATATCTGAACACGATATTGAACATATAGCAGAACTTGCGGATATCGGCATATCGAAAGACGAGGTGCCGGAATTCACCAAACAGTTCAACGCGATCATCGAGTACTTCGAGGTTCTCGACACCGTGCAGGGCGAGAGCGCCCCGGCCGTCGGGATCACCAATGTCTTCCGGGAGGACGAGCCACGGCCAAGCCTCTCGCAGGAAGAAGCCCTCGTAAACGCGGGGTCGACCGAGGACGGATTTATTAAGGCGCCGAGGGTGATGTGA
- a CDS encoding type IV pilin N-terminal domain-containing protein, which yields MNNEAVSEVVGEMLMISLVLLLVAVFAASLGNCLPTERAPTVTVMMTSTTDTITLYHKGGDWMQASDLEVIVSNFSSTNSATRKYRPGDSNFNLSPQKQVFDIGSSITVECEVTGDEKVSLVTPRAVLFTAEVR from the coding sequence ATGAACAATGAAGCAGTATCCGAGGTCGTCGGGGAGATGCTCATGATCTCGCTTGTCCTCCTCCTCGTCGCCGTCTTCGCGGCATCGCTCGGCAACTGCCTCCCCACCGAGCGGGCGCCGACGGTCACCGTCATGATGACCAGCACGACCGACACTATCACGCTCTATCATAAGGGCGGCGACTGGATGCAGGCAAGCGACCTCGAGGTCATCGTCTCGAACTTCTCAAGTACCAACAGCGCAACCCGGAAGTACCGCCCCGGGGATAGTAACTTCAACCTCTCACCTCAAAAACAGGTCTTCGACATCGGGAGCAGCATCACCGTGGAGTGCGAGGTCACCGGCGACGAGAAGGTATCTCTCGTAACACCGCGTGCGGTCCTCTTCACCGCGGAGGTGCGGTGA
- the gatB gene encoding Asp-tRNA(Asn)/Glu-tRNA(Gln) amidotransferase subunit GatB gives MKTIIGLEIHVQLSTATKLFCGCSTDYRDDEPNTHCCPVCLGLPGALPRLNRKAVEYGLRVAKALDMEVPEESEFARKNYFYPDLPKAYQITQYDKPLAVAGTVEIEDDEGHEKIVRITRVHLEEDPGRLVHISGGSKYSLVDYNRSGIPLLEIVTEPDMRSPQEARRFLNKLRTILEYLRVFDGDREGALRVDANISLEGSERVEVKNISSYKGVEKALTFEVTRQKNLLRRGQTVTRETRHFMEGRGITTSARGKEEEHDYRYFPEPDLRPLRVAGWVAGIDLPELPTARKNRFMEQYGISLNHARTLTGDPKLADFYERIASVDPILAATWVADTLLGELNYRDMSIAAVLPGHITELLELLKAGTITDAAGVQVLREMLDACAAGKPCEKPTAIVKRENLGKATGGEFVGIVQAVIAANPQAVEDYRAGKKGALNFLVGQVMKETRGRADPRELGRIVSECIETSGV, from the coding sequence ATGAAGACGATCATCGGGCTTGAGATCCACGTCCAACTCTCGACCGCGACGAAACTCTTCTGCGGGTGCTCGACAGACTACCGCGACGACGAACCCAACACCCACTGCTGTCCGGTCTGTCTCGGGCTTCCAGGAGCGCTCCCGCGGCTGAATCGGAAGGCGGTGGAGTACGGCCTCCGGGTGGCGAAAGCCCTCGACATGGAGGTGCCGGAGGAGTCGGAGTTCGCCCGGAAGAACTACTTCTACCCCGACCTCCCGAAGGCCTACCAGATCACCCAGTACGACAAGCCCCTTGCGGTCGCCGGCACGGTCGAGATCGAGGACGACGAAGGGCACGAGAAGATCGTCCGGATCACCCGGGTGCACCTCGAAGAAGACCCGGGAAGGCTCGTCCACATCAGCGGCGGGTCGAAGTACTCGCTCGTCGACTATAACAGATCGGGCATCCCGCTCCTTGAGATCGTCACCGAGCCGGACATGCGCTCCCCGCAGGAGGCGCGCCGGTTCCTCAACAAACTCCGGACGATCCTCGAGTACCTCAGAGTCTTCGACGGCGACCGGGAAGGCGCCCTCCGTGTGGACGCAAACATCTCACTCGAGGGCTCCGAACGGGTCGAGGTCAAGAACATCTCCTCCTACAAGGGCGTCGAGAAGGCCCTCACCTTCGAGGTGACCCGGCAGAAGAACCTGCTCCGGCGCGGACAGACGGTGACGAGAGAGACCCGGCACTTCATGGAGGGGCGCGGGATCACCACATCCGCCCGCGGCAAGGAGGAGGAGCACGACTACCGCTACTTCCCGGAGCCGGACCTCCGACCGCTCCGCGTTGCGGGGTGGGTTGCAGGAATCGACCTCCCCGAACTTCCTACCGCGCGGAAGAACCGGTTCATGGAGCAGTACGGCATATCGCTCAACCACGCACGGACCCTGACCGGCGACCCGAAGCTTGCCGACTTTTACGAGCGCATTGCGTCCGTGGACCCGATCCTCGCCGCCACCTGGGTAGCCGATACCCTCCTCGGCGAGCTCAACTACCGCGACATGAGCATCGCCGCCGTCCTGCCCGGCCACATCACGGAACTCCTCGAACTCCTTAAAGCGGGGACCATCACTGATGCGGCCGGCGTCCAGGTCCTGCGGGAGATGCTCGACGCCTGCGCCGCAGGCAAGCCCTGCGAGAAGCCCACAGCGATCGTGAAGCGCGAGAACCTCGGCAAGGCCACGGGAGGCGAGTTTGTCGGCATCGTGCAGGCGGTGATCGCCGCAAACCCACAGGCGGTGGAAGACTACCGAGCCGGCAAGAAGGGAGCCCTGAACTTCCTTGTCGGGCAGGTGATGAAGGAGACCCGCGGCCGGGCCGACCCGCGGGAACTCGGGCGGATCGTATCCGAATGTATTGAGACAAGCGGGGTGTAA
- a CDS encoding type II/IV secretion system ATPase subunit, with the protein MIPLLHRREQDSTEKGGNTLTVGSPFKIFERFGALAARVRAQRDARATELSPDGPVLPPVGNGVVASYWLNPGFTYTVITRDEASNLRYGVVEPELTPSEYIILDEAHEYIRDVVLFDSPREKNEIDLTYDETVPIIRRFSPKLADDRVDVLYYYLRRSFQGYGRIDPLMYDDHIEDISCNGVGIPIYIYHRRYGSMPTNIIFKGDELNRFVLKVAQKADRQISLTTPLVDAALPDGSRVQLTFSDIVSTKGSSFTVRKFRKDPMTPVSLIEYGTYSPEVLACIWLAVENRRSMIVVGGTASGKTSTMNAISFFIPYYSKIVSIEDTREIQIPHENWLPTQTRDINVRGSKGDVDMFALLKAALRQRPEYIIVGEVRGREAQTLFQAMNTGHTTFSTLHAGSIDEAINRLVSDPINVPVAMLGALNLMVIQSLHHMEGGAVRRCDSLHELRVERGREVVHDCLYRWDPKTDRFCRESERSGLFDEIARVHGWSGAELEAEIARRAEFLARMRADGHTSVDDLIRHMSAFRGDGDGDLD; encoded by the coding sequence GTGATACCCTTGTTGCATCGCCGGGAGCAGGATTCGACAGAAAAAGGTGGGAATACCCTGACCGTAGGGTCCCCGTTCAAGATATTCGAGAGATTCGGAGCGCTGGCAGCACGCGTCAGGGCACAACGGGACGCACGGGCGACGGAACTCTCCCCTGACGGCCCGGTCCTTCCTCCCGTCGGCAACGGCGTGGTCGCATCCTACTGGCTGAACCCCGGGTTCACGTATACCGTCATCACAAGAGACGAAGCCTCAAACCTCAGGTACGGAGTGGTCGAACCGGAACTGACCCCGTCCGAGTACATCATCCTCGACGAGGCCCACGAGTACATACGTGACGTCGTCCTCTTCGACTCGCCCAGGGAGAAGAATGAGATCGACCTCACCTACGATGAAACGGTGCCGATCATACGGCGGTTCTCGCCGAAACTGGCCGACGACCGGGTCGATGTCCTCTACTACTACCTAAGGCGCAGTTTCCAGGGTTACGGCAGGATCGACCCCCTCATGTACGACGACCATATCGAAGACATCAGCTGCAACGGCGTCGGCATCCCGATCTACATCTACCACCGGCGCTACGGGAGCATGCCGACGAACATCATCTTCAAGGGCGATGAACTGAACCGTTTCGTCCTCAAGGTCGCCCAGAAAGCAGACCGGCAGATCTCGCTCACGACGCCGCTTGTCGACGCGGCGCTCCCCGACGGCTCCCGTGTCCAGCTGACGTTCTCAGACATCGTCTCCACAAAAGGGAGCTCGTTCACGGTCCGGAAGTTCAGGAAGGACCCGATGACACCCGTCTCCCTCATCGAGTACGGGACCTACAGCCCCGAGGTGCTCGCGTGCATCTGGCTCGCCGTCGAGAACCGCAGGAGCATGATCGTCGTCGGCGGGACGGCGAGCGGCAAGACCTCGACGATGAATGCGATCTCGTTCTTCATACCCTACTACTCAAAGATCGTCTCCATCGAGGATACCCGCGAGATCCAGATCCCGCACGAGAACTGGCTGCCGACGCAGACCCGCGACATCAACGTCAGGGGCTCGAAGGGGGACGTCGATATGTTCGCCCTTCTCAAAGCGGCGCTTCGCCAGCGCCCCGAGTACATCATCGTCGGTGAGGTCCGCGGCCGCGAGGCGCAGACCCTCTTTCAGGCGATGAACACCGGGCATACGACGTTCTCGACCCTGCACGCCGGCAGCATCGACGAGGCGATCAACCGCTTGGTGAGCGACCCGATCAACGTGCCGGTCGCGATGCTCGGGGCGCTGAACCTGATGGTCATCCAGTCCCTCCACCATATGGAAGGCGGGGCCGTCAGGCGGTGCGACTCACTCCACGAGCTCAGGGTCGAGCGGGGGCGGGAGGTTGTCCACGACTGCCTCTACCGCTGGGACCCAAAAACCGACCGGTTCTGCCGTGAAAGTGAGCGGTCGGGACTCTTTGACGAGATCGCCAGGGTGCATGGCTGGTCCGGTGCCGAACTGGAGGCGGAGATCGCGCGCCGTGCGGAGTTCCTCGCACGAATGCGCGCAGACGGGCATACGAGCGTGGACGACCTGATCCGCCATATGTCCGCGTTCAGGGGTGATGGAGATGGCGACCTGGACTGA